The Cottoperca gobio chromosome 6, fCotGob3.1, whole genome shotgun sequence genome has a segment encoding these proteins:
- the hsf4 gene encoding heat shock factor protein 4, which yields MASFVRQLNMYGFRKVVNIEQSGLVKPERDDTEFQHLYFLQGHEHMLEHIKRKVSIVKSEETKVRQEDLSKLLYEVQLLRTQQDNMECQMQDMKQQNEVLWREVVSLRQNHTQQQKVMNKLIQFLFSQMQSNTPSTVGLKRKLPLMLDDGSPSPPASKFSHNHPMEAMHEPFYIQSPSSDTASCSASGLTGGPIISDVTDMSQASMALQMQPDEAREKCMMLIKEEPVSPGVRGGGKGGSVGGGEAIALSSSCEVCSSEPPVLPVAMVQSVLEGRGSVASMVERRSKRPAMDRVEVSDAVENVDMSLEELQQLLLRSHQQSTLEAGTSAVMDPFSLSLPLTEWNFTEMESNLKSYMFQNQEAEAFPASGCEEQ from the exons ATGGCGAGCTTTGTTCGACAGCTCAACATGT ATGGTTTCCGTAAGGTGGTGAACATCGAGCAGAGCGGTTTGGTGAAGCCGGAGAGAGACGACACAGAGTTCCAACATCTGTACTTCCTCCAGGGACATGAACACATGCTGGAGCACATCAAGAGGAAG GTATCCATAGTGAAGAGTGAGGAGACCAAAGTTCGTCAGGAGGACCTCAGTAAGCTTCTGTATGAAGTCCAGCTCCTCAGAACACAACAGGACAACATGGAGTGTCAGATGCAAGACATGAAACA GCAGAACGAAGTGCTGTGGAGAGAGGTGGTCTCTCTGAGACAGAATcacacacagcaacagaaagtCATGAACAAG CTGATTCAGTTCCTGTTCAGCCAGATGCAGTCCAACACACCCAGCACTGTCGGACTAAAGAGAAAGCT GCCCCTAATGTTGGACGATGGCTCTCCCAGCCCTCCTGCCTCCAAGTTCAGCCATAACCACCCAATGGAGGCCATGCATGAGCCCTTCTACATCCAGTCG cCATCCAGTGATACTGCTTCCTGCTCTGCGAGTGGGCTGACAGGAGGACCAATTATATCTGATGTTACTGATATGTCTCAGGCCAGTATGGCCCTTCAGATGCAGCCTGATGAGGCCAG GGAGAAGTGCATGATGCTTATCAAAGAGGAGCCTGTGAGTCcaggagtgagaggaggagggaaaggaggCAGTGTAGGGGGAGGAGAGGCCATAGCGTTGAGCTCTTCCTGTGAGGTGTGCTCCTCAGAACCTCCGGTCCTCCCCGTCGCAATGGTCCAGTCTGTTCTGGAGGGGAGGGGCTCTGTGGCTTCTATGGTGGAGAGAAGGAGTAAGAGACCTGCCATGGACAG agtggaGGTTTCAGATGCAGTTGAGAATGTGGACATGAgcctggaggagctgcagcagctgctgctcagGAGCCACCAGCAGAGTACTTTGGAAGCTGGGACCAGCGCTGTAATGGAT cCCTTCAGTTTAAGCCTTCCTCTGACTGAGTGGAACTTCACAGAGATGGAGTCCAATCTCAAATCA
- the LOC115009346 gene encoding LOW QUALITY PROTEIN: cytochrome P450 2D15-like (The sequence of the model RefSeq protein was modified relative to this genomic sequence to represent the inferred CDS: deleted 1 base in 1 codon), translated as MFASVVLLLAAFLFFLLLFQTHRTKDFPPGPQPIPIFGNVLQLNLESPIADLERLAKRYGNVYSIFLGSRPAVVINGLQAFKEALVNKAADFSGRPQDLMVNHAVQVKGTDQVILADYNPGWRQQRRFGIMTLRNFGMGKQSMEQIILGEIHRIIQQFEQSVGNTINPHRLFHNAASNIICQVLFARQFDYEDEFIKFFVDLFQETSKIINGRWGMIYDSIPFVRNLPLPFQKAFKMFKISHERRLELLAENKKTRVPGKPRHFIDCYLDELDKVGDDASSFSEDQLCAFILDLHFAGTDTTANTLLTAFLYLMNYPQIQERCQQEIDKVLDGKDEACFEDRNQMPYVQAVLHEIQRIANTVPLAVFHCTTKDTELMGYSIPRGTIIIPNLTSVLYEEGQWKSPHEFNPENFLNDQGEFVKPEAFMPFSTGPRVCLGEGLARMELFLILVTLLRRFKFIWPEDAGEPDFMPIFGTTQSPKPYCMKVQDRRQGVF; from the exons ATGTTTGCATCTGTGGTTCTACTTTTGGCTGCCTTTTTGTTCTTCTTGCTCCTTTTTCAGACCCACAGGACCAAAGATTTCCCTCCAGGCCCTCAACCAATACCCATCTTTGGAAATGTGCTGCAGCTCAATCTGGAGAGCCCTATTGCAGATCTGGAGAGG cTGGCCAAGCGCTATGGTAACGTATACAGCATTTTCCTTGGATCCAGGCCAGCA GTCGTCATCAATGGACTGCAGGCCTTCAAAGAAGCCCTGGTCAACAAAGCGGCTGACTTCTCTGGCAGACCACAAGACCTAATGGTTAATCATGCTGTACAAGTCAAAGGTACAGATCAag TGATTCTAGCAGATTATAACCCTGGCTGGAGACAGCAACGACGTTTTGGTATCATGACCCTGAGAAACTTTGGTATGGGGAAGCAGTCGATGGAGCAGATAATTCTGGGCGAGATACATCGTATCATACAGCAATTTGAGCAGAGTGTTG GTAACACCATTAATCCCCACCGGCTGTTCCACAATGCAGCCTCCAACATCATCTGTCAAGTTCTGTTTGCTCGGCAGTTCGACTATGAGGATGAGTTCATAAAGTTTTTTGTTGACCTTTTTCAGGAAACTTCCAAAATAATTAATGGGCGCTGGGGTATG ATTTATGACTCTATTCCTTTTGTGCGTAACCTGCCGCTGCCATTCCAGAAAGCCTTTAAGATGTTCAAG ATTTCACATGAGAGACGTTTGGAGCTGTTGGCTGAGAACAAAAAGACCAGAGTTCCTGGTAAACCGAGGCATTTCATAGACTGCTACCTGGATGAACTGGATAAGGT aggagatgatgcCTCGTCATTTTCTGAAGACCagctttgtgcatttattttggaTCTTCACTTTGCTGGGACTGACACAACTGCCAACACCCTGCTCACTGCCTTCCTCTACCTAATGAATTATCCACAGATACAGG AGCGCTGTCAGCAGGAAATAGACAAGGTTCTGGATGGGAAGGATGAAGCATGTTTTGAAGACAGAAACCAGATGCCCTATGTGCAG GCCGTCCTTCATGAGATCCAGAGGATAGCTAACACTGTACCTCTCGCTGTTTTCCACTGCACAACTAAAGACACAGAGTTAATGGGATACTCCATACCCAGG GGAACTATTATCATCCCCAACCTGACCTCAGTGCTGTATGAGGAGGGACAGTGGAAATCCCCTCATGAATTCAACCCTGAAAACTTCCTTAATGACCAGGGAGAGTTTGTGAAGCCAGAGGCCTTCATGCCTTTCTCTACAG GACCTCGTGTGTGTCTCGGAGAGGGTCTGGCTCGAATGGAGCTCTTTCTCATCCTGGTGACGCTGCTGAGGAGGTTCAAGTTCATCTGGCCAGAAGATGCAGGAGAGCCAGACTTTATGCCCATTTTTGGGACAACCCAGAGCCCCAAACCTTATTGCATGAAGGTCCAAGACAGAAGACAGGGAGTATTCTAA